The sequence ACGAGGCGCTCCTCAGTACGTGGGTACGGTTCAGTACGTGAGTACGGTGCTGCGGTCCTCTCGGGTCGCTGCGTGCATGCGTGCCGATGGTGCGGCTCGCCGTCCGGGGCGATCCACACGAGCGACCGTACTCAGCTCACCACCGGTACATGCCTCCCGGTGCGCCGCCACACCGCACACCGTCGGGGCGGTGCTCCTGATCGGCGGCCACCGGAGGGCAGGGCAGCCGTCCGGTCGGCAGGTCCGGTGCGTTCGGGACCTCCGAGGGGGCGTCGGCCGTCTTCCGGAGGAGGAGCATGGCGGCGTCGTCGTGCAGCTCGCCGCCCACATGCGCGAGCAGGTCCTCGTGGAGCGCGGCGAGAGTGCGGGAAGGCTCCGGCGAGATGTGCTGTGACAGCCGCTCGACGAGCGGGTAGAACTGCCGGCTGTGGTCCCGGGCCTCGGTCACGCCATCGGTGTAGAAGAGCAGTTGGTTCCCTTCGTGCAGGGCGATTTCCTGGAGGCCGGGGGCCTCGTCGGCCAGGGCACGCAAACCGAGCGGCGGGGCCGGACGGACGGGCTCGACGGGCACGACGCCCGCGTCGTGGACCAGGAGCGGAGCGGCATGCCCGCAGTTGACCAGCTCCATACGGCCGGCCTCGGGGTATCCGGCCAGCACCGCGGTGACGAAGTCGTCCGGACCGAGGTTGCGCGCCAGGCTGCGCTCGATCCTGTGGACCACATCGAGCAGATCCGGCTCGTCGTAGGCCGCTTCCCGGAACACGCCCAGCACCAGCGCGGCGATTCCCACCGCGGGCAGCCCTTTGCCGCGCACATCGCCCACGATCAGCCGGACCCCGTACGGCGTCGGCACCAGGGCGTAGAGGTCCCCGCCGATCCGGGCCTCGGCAGCGGCGGCGCTGTAGTGGACCGCCGTCTGGAAGGGCCCCACCGTGGCCGGCACGGGTTTGAGGAAGGCGTGCTGTGCGGCCTCGGCGACCGAGCGGACGGCTGCCAGCACCTGCTCGCGACGCCTGCGCAGGGCGCCGGCCAGACTGCTGGCCAACGTCACGGCGGACAGTGTGGAGAGCACGATCGCCTGGTCGCTGCCCGGCGCACCATCATGCAGACCGAGCGCCGCACCCAGCGCCACGGCCAGGACACCGACACGGAGCACTCCCCACGGCCCGCTGGTGGCCGCGGCCAGCGCGGGGCCCACGGCGAGCAGCGGCAGCCAGCTCATCCCGCTTCCGCCGGAAAAGGCGAGGATCGCGACGGCCGCGATGATCAGAACCGGCAGGCAGGAGGTGTAGTGGCGGCGGGTGTCCGCCGCGCGGGCCGGAGTGTCACCCCGGTGCGGGGCGGGTCGGCGGACCGCGTCCCGCAGGGTGGAGAACGGCTTGGGGACCTGCCACCGCGGCAGGCGGTCGTGATGATGGATCCGGGCTTGGCGCATGTACTGGTCCGCGGCTCGCTTCCCTGCTCAGGGCACTGGGCTCAGGTACTGACACCTGAAAATGTCCGTTTCATCAAGGAAAGCGGCATATATGGGGGAGCGGCAAGGGGCGGGATTTCACATAGTGAACGACAGTCCCCTGGTCACGCGGCTCGCGGTCGGCAGCAGTCGGCGGCGGATCTCCTCGATGCGTGAGACGCGGTCCACGCGCAGCGATACGCCGAGGGACCCGAGCGTTTCGCCGCTGTAGACCGGCACCGCGACGCAGAACGTGCCGAGCGCGTACTCCTCCATGTCCGTCACCAGCGGCGCCATGGGCAGGGTGTCGATCTTGCGCAGCAGTTCGGCCCGTCCGGTGATGGTGCGGGGCGTGAGGTCGGCCAGGGGGTGCCGGGAGAGGTAGTCGTCGCGGGCCGCGTCGTCCAGCTCGCGCAGCACGCACTTGCCCAGAGCCGTGGCGTGCCCGGCGTCCTCGAAGCCCACCCAGAGGTCGACCCGGGGTGCCCGGGGGCCGTCGACGATCTCGGCCACCCGGATCTCCCCGTCCTCGTAGAAGGTCAGGTAGGCGGCGGCCGAGAGGTCGTCCCGCAGTGCCGCGAGCGCGGGGCGGACCCGGTTGAGCAGTGCCTGTGCCTGCCCTCCGGCGTGCAGGGTGCC is a genomic window of Streptomyces sp. Edi2 containing:
- a CDS encoding PP2C family protein-serine/threonine phosphatase, translating into MSWLPLLAVGPALAAATSGPWGVLRVGVLAVALGAALGLHDGAPGSDQAIVLSTLSAVTLASSLAGALRRRREQVLAAVRSVAEAAQHAFLKPVPATVGPFQTAVHYSAAAAEARIGGDLYALVPTPYGVRLIVGDVRGKGLPAVGIAALVLGVFREAAYDEPDLLDVVHRIERSLARNLGPDDFVTAVLAGYPEAGRMELVNCGHAAPLLVHDAGVVPVEPVRPAPPLGLRALADEAPGLQEIALHEGNQLLFYTDGVTEARDHSRQFYPLVERLSQHISPEPSRTLAALHEDLLAHVGGELHDDAAMLLLRKTADAPSEVPNAPDLPTGRLPCPPVAADQEHRPDGVRCGGAPGGMYRW
- a CDS encoding IclR family transcriptional regulator C-terminal domain-containing protein codes for the protein MGNGDGPTLITSVQRAFRLMEAVGAHEGGAPAKQLARETELPLATAYHLLRTLAHDGYIRKLEDGGFVLGDKLGTLHAGGQAQALLNRVRPALAALRDDLSAAAYLTFYEDGEIRVAEIVDGPRAPRVDLWVGFEDAGHATALGKCVLRELDDAARDDYLSRHPLADLTPRTITGRAELLRKIDTLPMAPLVTDMEEYALGTFCVAVPVYSGETLGSLGVSLRVDRVSRIEEIRRRLLPTASRVTRGLSFTM